Within the Halorhabdus rudnickae genome, the region GGGCCATCGGTCTCGTGTTCGTCCTCTTTCTCGTCGAGTCGGCGATCGGGAGCGCCGAAGAATACGACTGGATCCAGTACATCAGTCCGACACACTACTACGACCCAGCGACGCTACTGGTCGAGGGTTCCTACGAGCTGATAGACAGCGCCATCCTCCTGCTTTCGTTTCTGGCGCTGCTCCTTCTCGCCGGGATCGTCTTCGACCGGCGCGACATCTGAGTGCAGTCGCCGCGGACCGACGGTTTTTCACGCCGCCGCCCGTCACCGCGCCCATGCACAACGTGGACGCCGCAGGACTCGGGATCGGCGACGCCCACCCGCCCCGGATCATGGGCGTGCTCAACGTAAGCCGGGAGTCGCCGTACGATCCGAGCGTCTTCGCCGACCCCGGCGAGGCAGCCGCCTACGTCGAGGACATGATCGACGCGGGCGCTGACATCGTCGACGTCGGCCTCGAATCGGCCAACAAGCGCCTGGACGTGCTCTCGGCCGAGGAAGAACGTGAACGGCTGGACACCGCGATCGAGACCATCGAATCAGTCGACGGCGACGCCGTCTTCTCGATCGAGACCCGTTACAGTGCGGTCGCCGACGACGCCCTCTCACGGGGGTTCGACATGGTCAACGACGTCTGTGGCTTCGCCGACCCCGAGATGCCCGTGGTCTGTGAAAAACACGACGCCGCGGTCGTGAAAATGGCCAGTCCGCCAAACCTCGACCGACCGGGTGCCATCGAAGAGACGGACTGGACCGAGCGCTGCGATGCCAACTGGGCGGCCGAGGCCGACTACGTCGATCAGGTCTACGAGGCACTCAAACAGGGCGGGTTCACCGAGAAGACGATCATCGACCCGGCTTTCGGGGGCTGGAGCGAGGCCCAGACCCGCGAGGACGACCGAGAGACGTTCCGCCGACTCCGGGAGTTCCGCGGGCTCGCTCGGCCGATGCTGGTCTCGATCAACCGCAAGAACTTCCTCCGTGAGTTGACCGGTCGTTCGACCGAGGAAGCGCTGCCCGTCAGTCTCGCAGCGACCGCGATGGCTGTCGAGCGCGGCGCTCACGTGATCCGGACCCACGACGTGGCAGAGACGCTCGACGCCGCGATCGTCGGCGAAGAGTTCGCCCGCAAGCGAGTACGCGATCCCGAACGGGGAATCGAGGAACTCGACGTGACCCGTGTCGCCGAGGCCGAGCGGCACTTCGACCGCGTCGATGCGGCCGCGTCCAACCCCGACGAAGCCGTCACGCGGGTCTTCGAGTTGACGGGGCTGGACGACCGGCGAGCGGACGAGATAGCCGCGCTGGCGAGCGATCGAGGCGTCCAGTTCCTCAACGGTACCCGGAGCCACCTGCTCGTCGGGACGCCCGCCGCCCTCCGAGGACTGGCGACGGCCGCACGGGATGGGAAACTCGCGGATAGACTCGTCGATCGACTGGAATACGTCGCCCGCGAGGCCGAGTGATGGACTTCGCGACCTGGGAACCGATCTACGAGGCCATCCTGGCCGACTTCGGCTACGATCGGAAGGGCGACGAACGGGCGCGGGATCTGCTCGCCTCGCTGGTCGAAGCAGTCGATGCCGGTCCGTACACGCCCGAGACGGATGGGTTCGCCGGGGAAACCGTGGCGATTGCGGGTGCCGGGCCGTCGTTGCTGGACGAAACCGATCGCGTTCGGGCGGTCGACACCGTGGTCGCCGCCTCGACGGCCGCCGACAGGCTGTCCGAGGTGGGACTGACTCCGGACCTCGTTGTGACAGACCTCGACAAACACCCCGGGACAGTGCGTGAACTGACGAACGAGGCGGTCCCGGTGGCCGTCCACGCACACGGCGACAACGTCCCCGCACTCCGGCAGTACGTCCCCGCGTTCGAGCTTGAGTCCGTGCTTCCGACGACGCAGGCCGCCCCACTCGGGCCGGTCGCAAACTACGGTGGATTCA harbors:
- the folP gene encoding dihydropteroate synthase, with the protein product MHNVDAAGLGIGDAHPPRIMGVLNVSRESPYDPSVFADPGEAAAYVEDMIDAGADIVDVGLESANKRLDVLSAEEERERLDTAIETIESVDGDAVFSIETRYSAVADDALSRGFDMVNDVCGFADPEMPVVCEKHDAAVVKMASPPNLDRPGAIEETDWTERCDANWAAEADYVDQVYEALKQGGFTEKTIIDPAFGGWSEAQTREDDRETFRRLREFRGLARPMLVSINRKNFLRELTGRSTEEALPVSLAATAMAVERGAHVIRTHDVAETLDAAIVGEEFARKRVRDPERGIEELDVTRVAEAERHFDRVDAAASNPDEAVTRVFELTGLDDRRADEIAALASDRGVQFLNGTRSHLLVGTPAALRGLATAARDGKLADRLVDRLEYVAREAE
- a CDS encoding 6-hydroxymethylpterin diphosphokinase MptE-like protein, translating into MDFATWEPIYEAILADFGYDRKGDERARDLLASLVEAVDAGPYTPETDGFAGETVAIAGAGPSLLDETDRVRAVDTVVAASTAADRLSEVGLTPDLVVTDLDKHPGTVRELTNEAVPVAVHAHGDNVPALRQYVPAFELESVLPTTQAAPLGPVANYGGFTDGDRAAFLADHLDADELVFPGWDFDDETLGVEKRRKLQWAERLLYWLERRRDERFAILDGRREDIDTDALPGL